The genomic window CCAGATCTACGAGAACGTCATCCGGCGCGAACGCCGCGGCGACTACCTGGGCGGCACGGTGCAGGTGATTCCCCACATCACCGACGAGATCAAGCGCTGCATCCGCGAGGGCGCCGACGGCGCCGACGTGGCCATGGTGGAGATCGGCGGCACCGTGGGCGACATCGAGTCGCTGCCGTTCCTGGAGGCCATCCGCCAGATGGGCGTGGAACTGGGGCGCGAGCGGGTGCTGTTCATGCACCTGACCCTGGTGCCCTACATCGCCGCCTCCGGCGAGCTCAAGACCAAGCCCACCCAGCACTCGGTGAAGGAGCTGCGCTCCATCGGCATCCAGCCCGACGTGCTGCTGTGCCGCAGCGACCGGCCGCTGCCGGAGGCGGAGCGGCGCAAGATCGCGCTGTTCACCAATGTGCCCGAGCGCGCGGTCGTCTCCGCCATCGACGTGGACAACATCTACAAGATTCCGTTGCTCTACCACCTCGAGGGTCTCGACGACCTGGTGGTGGAGCGGCTGCAGCTGCAGGCGGCCCAGCCGGATCTCTCCGAGTGGGAGCGGGTCATCGACGCGATGGAGCATCCGGAGTCGGAGGTCACCATCGCCATGGTGGGCAAGTACGTGGAGCTCACCGACGCCTACAAGTCCCTCAACGAGGCCCTGTTCCACGCCGGCCTGCGCAACCGCACCAAGGTGCGCATCCACTACGTGGAGTCCGAGGAGATCGAAACCCAGGGCACCGGCTGCCTGGCCGGCGCCGACGCCATCCTGGTGCCGGGAGGATTCGGCGAACGGGGCGTGGAGGGCAAGATCCGGGCCGTCGAGTACGCCCGCACCAACCGCATCCCCTATCTCGGCATCTGCCTCGGGCTGCAGGTGGCGGTCATCGAGTACGCCCGCAGCAAGGCGGACATGCCGCGGGCCAACAGCACCGAGTTCGATCGCGACACGCCCTATCCGGTCATCGCCCTGGTGACCGAGTGGGTCACCAGCAGCGGCGGCGTGGAACACCGCACCGACGAGGACGACCTGGGCGGCACCATGCGCCTGGGCGCCCAGCAGTGCCGCCTCGAGGAGGGAAC from Thioalbus denitrificans includes these protein-coding regions:
- a CDS encoding CTP synthase — translated: MTRFIFITGGVVSALGKGIASASLAAILESRGLNVTLLKLDPYINVDPGTMSPFQHGEVYVTADGAETDLDLGHYERFVRTTMSRNNNYTTGQIYENVIRRERRGDYLGGTVQVIPHITDEIKRCIREGADGADVAMVEIGGTVGDIESLPFLEAIRQMGVELGRERVLFMHLTLVPYIAASGELKTKPTQHSVKELRSIGIQPDVLLCRSDRPLPEAERRKIALFTNVPERAVVSAIDVDNIYKIPLLYHLEGLDDLVVERLQLQAAQPDLSEWERVIDAMEHPESEVTIAMVGKYVELTDAYKSLNEALFHAGLRNRTKVRIHYVESEEIETQGTGCLAGADAILVPGGFGERGVEGKIRAVEYARTNRIPYLGICLGLQVAVIEYARSKADMPRANSTEFDRDTPYPVIALVTEWVTSSGGVEHRTDEDDLGGTMRLGAQQCRLEEGTLVREAYGKDVIVERHRHRYEVNDRFLAELEQAGMKVSGRSIDGSLVEVVEVPDHPWFVACQFHPEFTSTPRDGHPLFTGFVQAACAQRERNATKAAG